Proteins from one Sarcophilus harrisii chromosome 2, mSarHar1.11, whole genome shotgun sequence genomic window:
- the CCDC85A gene encoding coiled-coil domain-containing protein 85A isoform X3 — protein sequence MSKAAGGAAAAPAGAESCSSPAASAVVEDLSKVSDEELLQWSKEELIRSLRRAEAEKVSAMLDHSNLIREVNRRLQLHLGEIRGLKDINQKLQEDNQELRDLCCFLDDDRQKGKKVSREWQRLGRYTAGVMHKEVALYLQKLKELEVKQEEVVKENMELKELCVMLDEEKGGCAGSRSSIDSQISLCQLAASAAPYVRDVGDGSSTSSTGSTDSPDHHKHHAGGSPEHLQKPRAEGSPEHAKHRSGSPEHLPKARVSGSPDHQKQLKGPSPEPHKAIKGGPEQQRQPGGSPETLPKHVISSSPEHFQKHRPGGSPEHPKHGGGSPEPLQKHVLSGSMEHLPRARGTSPEHLKQHYGGSPEHHKHLGAGGSREGTLRRQAPDDLSPHHRSVYSGMNGCVAETWRCCRFLSWN from the exons ATGTCCAAGGCTGCCGGGGGCGCGGCGGCGGCGCCAGCGGGGGCGGAAAGTTGCTCTAGTCCCGCCGCCTCGGCCGTGGTCGAGGACCTGTCCAAAGTGTCAGACGAGGAGCTGCTCCAGTGGAGCAAGGAAGAGCTGATCCGCAGCCTCCGCCGCGCCGAGGCGGAGAAGGTGAGCGCGATGCTGGACCACAGCAATCTCATCCGAGAGGTGAACCGCCGCCTGCAGCTACACCTCGGCGAGATTCGCGGCCTCAAG GACATTAACCAGAAGCTTCAAGAGGACAACCAAGAGTTGAGAGACCTTTGTTGTTTCCTGGATGATGACCGGCAGAAGGGGAAAAAGGTGTCCCGTGAGTGGCAGAGACTGGGCAGATATACGGCCGGGGTGATGCACAAGGAAGTGGCCTTGTATCTGCAGAAACTGAAGGAGCTCGAAGTGAAGCAGGAGGAGGTTGTCAAGGAGAACATGGAGCTCAAGGAGCTCTGCGTGATGCTGGACGAGGAGAAGGGCGGCTGCGCGGGCAGCCGCAGCTCCATCGACAGCCAGATCAGCTTGTGCCAGCTGGCGGCCTCCGCGGCCCCCTACGTGCGGGACGTGGGGGACGGCAGCAGCACCTCCAGCACGGGGAGCACCGACAGCCCCGACCACCACAAGCACCACGCCGGCGGCAGCCCCGAGCATCTGCAGAAGCCCAGGGCCGAGGGCAGCCCCGAGCACGCCAAGCACAGGAGCGGCAGCCCCGAACACCTGCCCAAAGCCAGGGTTTCTGGCAGCCCGGACCACCAGAAACAGCTCAAGGGACCCAGTCCGGAGCCCCACAAAGCCATCAAGGGCGGCCCCGAGCAGCAGAGGCAGCCCGGCGGGAGCCCGGAGACCCTGCCGAAGCACGTCATCAGCAGCAGCCCCGAACACTTTCAGAAGCACAGGCCCGGCGGGAGCCCCGAGCACCCCAAGCACGGCGGCGGGAGCCCCGAGCCCCTGCAGAAGCACGTTCTCAGCGGGAGCATGGAGCACCTGCCCAGGGCCCGGGGGACCAGCCCCGAGCACCTCAAGCAGCACTACGGAGGGAGCCCCGAGCATCACAAGCACCTGGGCGCGGGAGGCAGCAGGGAAGGCACCCTCCGGAGGCAGGCGCCCGACGACCTCTCCCCGCATCACAGGAGTGTGTACAGTGGAATGAATG